A genomic stretch from Myxocyprinus asiaticus isolate MX2 ecotype Aquarium Trade chromosome 24, UBuf_Myxa_2, whole genome shotgun sequence includes:
- the LOC127414778 gene encoding uncharacterized protein LOC127414778 isoform X1 gives MIRTTCPSALILICLSGIFSGLGISVWQTPGIVRTKEGANENITCHIKPESKAERIMVLWLKDNQTEAIYHSSYLFPTYGSVCINVTLHLQSIHLNHSGIYYCKAWTDLPILGPDEYGNGTYVYVGSSYIVLFVVSTSTLGTTPAPTNPNVDTVMWSLLSGLCILLLIICIACVSQIYNKGHHRSEHILAKDLADAASGSQCPVTAETVVVYTALNFPKTRDSVKTRNENYPAPTTVTCTEDSVTYSKVNIKRGPKDEG, from the exons ATGATACGCACCACATGTCCCTCTGCTCTCATTCTAATCTGTCTCTCAG GCATTTTCTCTGGATTAGGCATATCTGTGTGGCAAACACCTGGGATAGTAAGAACAAAGGAGGGCGCAAATGAGAACATCACCTGTCACATTAAACCGGAGTCAAAAGCAGAACGAATAATGGTTTTGTGGTTGAAAGATAATCAAACTGAAGCAATATATCATTCTAGCTATCTATTCCCTACGTATGGATCTGTGTGTATTAACGTGACACTACACCTGCAGTCAATACATCTGAATCATAGTGGCATATATTACTGCAAAGCATGGACAGATTTACCTATACTTGGACCTGATGAATATGGAAATGGGACATATGTTTATGTGG GTTCTTCTTACATCGTATTATTTGTAGTGTCTACTTCAACACTTGGGACTACCCCAGCTCCAACAAACCCTAATGTGGACACAGTGATGTGGTCACTGCTGTCAGGGTTGTGTATTCTTCTGCTGATTATCTGCATTGCCTGTGTCAGTCAAATATATAACAAAG GACACCACAGAAGTGAACACATATTGGCAAAAGACCTA GCTGATGCTGCCAGTGGATCTCAGTGCCCTGTCACTGCTGAAACTGTTGTTGTTTATACTGCACTGAACTTTCCAAAAACTCGAGACAGTGTGAAAACAAGAAATGAG aattATCCAGCACCCACCACAGTGACCTGCACTGAAGATTCAGTGACATACTCTAAAGTTAACATAAAGAGAGGACCAAAGGATGAAGGTTGA
- the LOC127414778 gene encoding uncharacterized protein LOC127414778 isoform X2 → MIRTTCPSALILICLSGIFSGLGISVWQTPGIVRTKEGANENITCHIKPESKAERIMVLWLKDNQTEAIYHSSYLFPTYGSVCINVTLHLQSIHLNHSGIYYCKAWTDLPILGPDEYGNGTYVYVVSTSTLGTTPAPTNPNVDTVMWSLLSGLCILLLIICIACVSQIYNKGHHRSEHILAKDLADAASGSQCPVTAETVVVYTALNFPKTRDSVKTRNENYPAPTTVTCTEDSVTYSKVNIKRGPKDEG, encoded by the exons ATGATACGCACCACATGTCCCTCTGCTCTCATTCTAATCTGTCTCTCAG GCATTTTCTCTGGATTAGGCATATCTGTGTGGCAAACACCTGGGATAGTAAGAACAAAGGAGGGCGCAAATGAGAACATCACCTGTCACATTAAACCGGAGTCAAAAGCAGAACGAATAATGGTTTTGTGGTTGAAAGATAATCAAACTGAAGCAATATATCATTCTAGCTATCTATTCCCTACGTATGGATCTGTGTGTATTAACGTGACACTACACCTGCAGTCAATACATCTGAATCATAGTGGCATATATTACTGCAAAGCATGGACAGATTTACCTATACTTGGACCTGATGAATATGGAAATGGGACATATGTTTATGTGG TGTCTACTTCAACACTTGGGACTACCCCAGCTCCAACAAACCCTAATGTGGACACAGTGATGTGGTCACTGCTGTCAGGGTTGTGTATTCTTCTGCTGATTATCTGCATTGCCTGTGTCAGTCAAATATATAACAAAG GACACCACAGAAGTGAACACATATTGGCAAAAGACCTA GCTGATGCTGCCAGTGGATCTCAGTGCCCTGTCACTGCTGAAACTGTTGTTGTTTATACTGCACTGAACTTTCCAAAAACTCGAGACAGTGTGAAAACAAGAAATGAG aattATCCAGCACCCACCACAGTGACCTGCACTGAAGATTCAGTGACATACTCTAAAGTTAACATAAAGAGAGGACCAAAGGATGAAGGTTGA